The Mixophyes fleayi isolate aMixFle1 chromosome 1, aMixFle1.hap1, whole genome shotgun sequence genome includes a region encoding these proteins:
- the AP1B1 gene encoding AP-1 complex subunit beta-1 isoform X2 produces MTDSKYFTTTKKGEIFELKAELNSDKKEKKKEAVKKVIASMTVGKDVSALFPDVVNCMQTDNLELKKLVYLYLMNYAKSQPDMAIMAVNTFVKDCEDPNPLIRALAVRTMGCIRVDKITEYLCEPLRKCLKDEDPYVRKTAAVCVAKLHDINAQLVEDQGFLDTLKDLISDSNPMVVANAVAALSEIAESHPSSNLLDLNPQSINKLLTALNECTEWGQIFILDCLANYVPKDDREAQSVCERVTPRLSHANSAVVLSAVKVLMKLMELLAKDLDYYGTLLKKLAPPLVTLLSAEPELQYVALRNINLIVQKRPEILKHEMKVFFVKYNDPIYVKLEKLDIMIRLASPANIAQVLAELKEYATEVDVDFVRKAVRAIGRCAIKVEQSAERCVSTLLDLIQTKVNYVVQEAIVVIKDIFRKYPNKYESVISTLCENLDSLDEPEARAAMIWIVGEYAERIDNADELLESFLEGFHDESTQVQLQLLTAIVKLFLKKPTETQELVQQVLSLATQDSDNPDLRDRGYIYWRLLSTDPVAAKEVVLAEKPLISEETDLIEPTLLEELICYIGTLASVYHKPPNAFVEGSRGVVPKRLPPRAGSESAESPEAAPQVQPQAETHASVIPSQGDLLGDLLNLDLAPPISGPPLTTTSMPLGGVDLLGGGLDTLIVEDKEGLGGDSGPNLTIPTGFMAPPVGPSSVGPPLSGGLSDLFDLGSGTGAIIGSFVAPKSVWLHAMKGKGLEISGTFARRSGAIFMDLHFTNRALQVMSDFAIQFNRNSFGLAPAAPLQILTPLAPNQSTEVSLPLNTIGSVMKMDPLNNLQVAVKNNIDVFYFSVVYPLHILFVEDGKMERQMFLGAWKDIPNENEAQFQIRDCPLSSDAVSNKLQASNVFTVARRTVEGQDMLYQSMKFTNGIWVLAELRMQPGSSSCALSLKCRAPEVSPFIFQAVEIVLKN; encoded by the exons ATGACCGACTCAAAGTACTTCACCACCACAAAAAAAG GTGAAATCTTTGAGCTGAAAGCAGAATTGAACAGTGacaagaaggagaagaagaaagaagctgtTAAGAAAGTCATCGCTTCCATGACTGTTGGGAAGGATGTCAG CGCCCTGTTTCCTGATGTGGTGAACTGCATGCAGACTGATAACCTGGAGCTGAAGAAGCTGGTTTATCTGTACTTGATGAACTACGCCAAGAGCCAGCCAGATATGGCTATTATGGCTGTAAACACCTTTGTTAAG GACTGTGAAGACCCCAACCCATTGATCCGTGCGCTAGCCGTACGTACTATGGGCTGTATCCGTGTGGACAAAATCACAGAATATCTTTGTGAACCACTGCGTAAGTGCTTGAAGGATGAGGATCCTTATGTACGCAAGACAGCtgcagtgtgtgtggccaaaCTGCACGACATTAATGCTCAGCTAGTAGAAGATCAGGGATTCCTTGACACTTTGAAAGATCTCATTTCTGACTCCAATCCTATG GTGGTGGCTAATGCTGTAGCAGCCCTGTCAGAGATTGCCGAGTCCCACCCAAGTAGTAACCTTTTGGACTTGAATCCTCAGTCAATCAACAAACTGCTAACGGCCCTAAACGAGTGTACAGAGTGGGGTCAGATCTTCATCCTGGACTGTTTGGCCAACTATGTCCCCAAGGATGACCGGGAAGCTCAGAG TGTATGTGAACGTGTTACACCGCGCCTCTCGCATGCAAATTCAGCCGTGGTGCTGTCTGCAGTGAAGGTACTAATGAAACTGATGGAGCTGCTGGCCAAAGACTTGGACTATTACGGGACACTATTAAAGAAGCTGGCACCCCCACTTGTCACTCTGCTCTCTGCCGAGCCTGAGTTGCAGTATGTGGCTTTACGCAATATCAACCTGATTGTGCAGAAACG GCCAGAGATCCTAAAACATGAGATGAAAGTTTTCTTTGTTAAATATAATGATCCCATCTATGTCAAACTTGAAAAACTTGACATCATGATCAGACTGGCATCGCCTGCAAATATTGCACAG GTTCTTGCTGAACTGAAGGAATATGCGACAGAGGTGGATGTTGATTTTGTACGGAAAGCTGTTCGAGCAATTGGACGCTGTGCCATTAAAGTGGAG CAATCTGCAGAGCGCTGTGTGAGTACCCTACTTGATCTTATTCAGACCAAGGTGAATTATGTGGTCCAGGAAGCAATCGTGGTGATAAAGGACATTTTTAGAAAGTACCCAAACAA ATATGAGAGTGTTATCTCAACACTGTGTGAGAACCTGGACTCGCTGGATGAGCCGGAGGCAAGAGCTGCCATGATTTGGATAGTTGGGGAGTACGCTGAGCGCATTGACAATGCTGATGAACTGCTGGAAAGCTTCTTGGAGGGATTCCATGATGAGAGTACACAG GTCCAACTACAACTCCTAACTGCTATCGTGAAGTTGTTCTTGAAGAAACCAACAGAGACGCAGGAATTGGTACAACAAGTACTAAGCTTGGCGA CTCAGGATTCGGATAACCCAGACCTGAGAGATCGTGGCTATATATACTGGCGACTACTCTCGACTGATCCAGTTGCTGCCAAAGAGGTGGTCCTGGCGGAAAAACCTCTGATCTCAGAGGAAACTGACTTGATCGAGCCCACGTTGCTGGAGGAACTTATATGTTACATTGGaacactagcctcagtctaccaCAAGCCTCCAAATGCTTTTGTGGAGGGAAGCCGTGGTGTTGTGCCCAAAAGATTGCCACCACGAGCAGGCTC TGAGAGCGCAGAGAGCCCAGAGGCCGCACCCCAAGTGCAACCCCAAGCTGAAACACATGCCTCAGTCATCCCATCACAAGGAGATCTGTTGGGTGACCTCCTAAACTTGGATTTGGCTCCACCCATCAGCGGGCCTCCCCTAACTACAACCTCTATGCCTCTCGGTGGAGTAGATCTTCTGGGTGGTGGACTGGACACCCtg ATTGTGGAAGACAAAGAAGGG CTGGGTGGTGATTCAGGGCCAAATCTGACA ATTCCAACTGGATTCATGGCCCCTCCAGTGGGGCCTTCCTCCGTTGGCCCTCCACTTTCTGGGGGACTTAGTGACCTCTTTGATTTGGGCAGTGGAACAGGGGCAATCATTGGCTCCTTTGTGGCGCCAAAATCA gTATGGTTGCACGCCATGAAAGGCAAAGGCCTGGAAATCAGTGGCACATTTGCCCGAAGATCTGGTGCTATATTTATGGATCTGCACTTTACCAATCGGGCCCTCCAGGTCATGAGTGACTTTGCCATCCAGTTCAATCGTAACAG TTTTGGTCTGGCACCTGCGGCTCCACTTCAGATACTTACTCCCTTGGCCCCCAACCAATCTACCGAGGTCTCCCTCCCCCTAAACACAATTGGATCGGTCATGAAAATGGATCCTCTCAATAATTTGCAG GTGGCAGTAAAGAACAACATAGATGTGTTCTACTTCAGTGTTGTGTATCCACTGCACATCCTATTTGTGGAGGATGGAAAAATGG AGCGACAGATGTTTTTGGGTGCTTGGAAAGACATCCCGAATGAGAACGAGGCACAGTTTCAAATCAGAGACTGTCCACTAAGTTCAG ATgctgtcagtaacaagctgcaggccAGCAATGTCTTCACAGTGGCTCGGCGTACAGTGGAAGGTCAGGACATGTTGTACCAATCTATGAAATTCACAAATGGCATTTGGGTGCTGGCAGAGCTGAGGATGCAGCCCGGAAGTTCCAGTTGTGCA
- the AP1B1 gene encoding AP-1 complex subunit beta-1 isoform X1: MTDSKYFTTTKKGEIFELKAELNSDKKEKKKEAVKKVIASMTVGKDVSALFPDVVNCMQTDNLELKKLVYLYLMNYAKSQPDMAIMAVNTFVKDCEDPNPLIRALAVRTMGCIRVDKITEYLCEPLRKCLKDEDPYVRKTAAVCVAKLHDINAQLVEDQGFLDTLKDLISDSNPMVVANAVAALSEIAESHPSSNLLDLNPQSINKLLTALNECTEWGQIFILDCLANYVPKDDREAQSVCERVTPRLSHANSAVVLSAVKVLMKLMELLAKDLDYYGTLLKKLAPPLVTLLSAEPELQYVALRNINLIVQKRPEILKHEMKVFFVKYNDPIYVKLEKLDIMIRLASPANIAQVLAELKEYATEVDVDFVRKAVRAIGRCAIKVEQSAERCVSTLLDLIQTKVNYVVQEAIVVIKDIFRKYPNKYESVISTLCENLDSLDEPEARAAMIWIVGEYAERIDNADELLESFLEGFHDESTQVQLQLLTAIVKLFLKKPTETQELVQQVLSLATQDSDNPDLRDRGYIYWRLLSTDPVAAKEVVLAEKPLISEETDLIEPTLLEELICYIGTLASVYHKPPNAFVEGSRGVVPKRLPPRAGSSESAESPEAAPQVQPQAETHASVIPSQGDLLGDLLNLDLAPPISGPPLTTTSMPLGGVDLLGGGLDTLIVEDKEGLGGDSGPNLTIPTGFMAPPVGPSSVGPPLSGGLSDLFDLGSGTGAIIGSFVAPKSVWLHAMKGKGLEISGTFARRSGAIFMDLHFTNRALQVMSDFAIQFNRNSFGLAPAAPLQILTPLAPNQSTEVSLPLNTIGSVMKMDPLNNLQVAVKNNIDVFYFSVVYPLHILFVEDGKMERQMFLGAWKDIPNENEAQFQIRDCPLSSDAVSNKLQASNVFTVARRTVEGQDMLYQSMKFTNGIWVLAELRMQPGSSSCALSLKCRAPEVSPFIFQAVEIVLKN, translated from the exons ATGACCGACTCAAAGTACTTCACCACCACAAAAAAAG GTGAAATCTTTGAGCTGAAAGCAGAATTGAACAGTGacaagaaggagaagaagaaagaagctgtTAAGAAAGTCATCGCTTCCATGACTGTTGGGAAGGATGTCAG CGCCCTGTTTCCTGATGTGGTGAACTGCATGCAGACTGATAACCTGGAGCTGAAGAAGCTGGTTTATCTGTACTTGATGAACTACGCCAAGAGCCAGCCAGATATGGCTATTATGGCTGTAAACACCTTTGTTAAG GACTGTGAAGACCCCAACCCATTGATCCGTGCGCTAGCCGTACGTACTATGGGCTGTATCCGTGTGGACAAAATCACAGAATATCTTTGTGAACCACTGCGTAAGTGCTTGAAGGATGAGGATCCTTATGTACGCAAGACAGCtgcagtgtgtgtggccaaaCTGCACGACATTAATGCTCAGCTAGTAGAAGATCAGGGATTCCTTGACACTTTGAAAGATCTCATTTCTGACTCCAATCCTATG GTGGTGGCTAATGCTGTAGCAGCCCTGTCAGAGATTGCCGAGTCCCACCCAAGTAGTAACCTTTTGGACTTGAATCCTCAGTCAATCAACAAACTGCTAACGGCCCTAAACGAGTGTACAGAGTGGGGTCAGATCTTCATCCTGGACTGTTTGGCCAACTATGTCCCCAAGGATGACCGGGAAGCTCAGAG TGTATGTGAACGTGTTACACCGCGCCTCTCGCATGCAAATTCAGCCGTGGTGCTGTCTGCAGTGAAGGTACTAATGAAACTGATGGAGCTGCTGGCCAAAGACTTGGACTATTACGGGACACTATTAAAGAAGCTGGCACCCCCACTTGTCACTCTGCTCTCTGCCGAGCCTGAGTTGCAGTATGTGGCTTTACGCAATATCAACCTGATTGTGCAGAAACG GCCAGAGATCCTAAAACATGAGATGAAAGTTTTCTTTGTTAAATATAATGATCCCATCTATGTCAAACTTGAAAAACTTGACATCATGATCAGACTGGCATCGCCTGCAAATATTGCACAG GTTCTTGCTGAACTGAAGGAATATGCGACAGAGGTGGATGTTGATTTTGTACGGAAAGCTGTTCGAGCAATTGGACGCTGTGCCATTAAAGTGGAG CAATCTGCAGAGCGCTGTGTGAGTACCCTACTTGATCTTATTCAGACCAAGGTGAATTATGTGGTCCAGGAAGCAATCGTGGTGATAAAGGACATTTTTAGAAAGTACCCAAACAA ATATGAGAGTGTTATCTCAACACTGTGTGAGAACCTGGACTCGCTGGATGAGCCGGAGGCAAGAGCTGCCATGATTTGGATAGTTGGGGAGTACGCTGAGCGCATTGACAATGCTGATGAACTGCTGGAAAGCTTCTTGGAGGGATTCCATGATGAGAGTACACAG GTCCAACTACAACTCCTAACTGCTATCGTGAAGTTGTTCTTGAAGAAACCAACAGAGACGCAGGAATTGGTACAACAAGTACTAAGCTTGGCGA CTCAGGATTCGGATAACCCAGACCTGAGAGATCGTGGCTATATATACTGGCGACTACTCTCGACTGATCCAGTTGCTGCCAAAGAGGTGGTCCTGGCGGAAAAACCTCTGATCTCAGAGGAAACTGACTTGATCGAGCCCACGTTGCTGGAGGAACTTATATGTTACATTGGaacactagcctcagtctaccaCAAGCCTCCAAATGCTTTTGTGGAGGGAAGCCGTGGTGTTGTGCCCAAAAGATTGCCACCACGAGCAGGCTC CAGTGAGAGCGCAGAGAGCCCAGAGGCCGCACCCCAAGTGCAACCCCAAGCTGAAACACATGCCTCAGTCATCCCATCACAAGGAGATCTGTTGGGTGACCTCCTAAACTTGGATTTGGCTCCACCCATCAGCGGGCCTCCCCTAACTACAACCTCTATGCCTCTCGGTGGAGTAGATCTTCTGGGTGGTGGACTGGACACCCtg ATTGTGGAAGACAAAGAAGGG CTGGGTGGTGATTCAGGGCCAAATCTGACA ATTCCAACTGGATTCATGGCCCCTCCAGTGGGGCCTTCCTCCGTTGGCCCTCCACTTTCTGGGGGACTTAGTGACCTCTTTGATTTGGGCAGTGGAACAGGGGCAATCATTGGCTCCTTTGTGGCGCCAAAATCA gTATGGTTGCACGCCATGAAAGGCAAAGGCCTGGAAATCAGTGGCACATTTGCCCGAAGATCTGGTGCTATATTTATGGATCTGCACTTTACCAATCGGGCCCTCCAGGTCATGAGTGACTTTGCCATCCAGTTCAATCGTAACAG TTTTGGTCTGGCACCTGCGGCTCCACTTCAGATACTTACTCCCTTGGCCCCCAACCAATCTACCGAGGTCTCCCTCCCCCTAAACACAATTGGATCGGTCATGAAAATGGATCCTCTCAATAATTTGCAG GTGGCAGTAAAGAACAACATAGATGTGTTCTACTTCAGTGTTGTGTATCCACTGCACATCCTATTTGTGGAGGATGGAAAAATGG AGCGACAGATGTTTTTGGGTGCTTGGAAAGACATCCCGAATGAGAACGAGGCACAGTTTCAAATCAGAGACTGTCCACTAAGTTCAG ATgctgtcagtaacaagctgcaggccAGCAATGTCTTCACAGTGGCTCGGCGTACAGTGGAAGGTCAGGACATGTTGTACCAATCTATGAAATTCACAAATGGCATTTGGGTGCTGGCAGAGCTGAGGATGCAGCCCGGAAGTTCCAGTTGTGCA
- the AP1B1 gene encoding AP-1 complex subunit beta-1 isoform X3: protein MTDSKYFTTTKKGEIFELKAELNSDKKEKKKEAVKKVIASMTVGKDVSALFPDVVNCMQTDNLELKKLVYLYLMNYAKSQPDMAIMAVNTFVKDCEDPNPLIRALAVRTMGCIRVDKITEYLCEPLRKCLKDEDPYVRKTAAVCVAKLHDINAQLVEDQGFLDTLKDLISDSNPMVVANAVAALSEIAESHPSSNLLDLNPQSINKLLTALNECTEWGQIFILDCLANYVPKDDREAQSVCERVTPRLSHANSAVVLSAVKVLMKLMELLAKDLDYYGTLLKKLAPPLVTLLSAEPELQYVALRNINLIVQKRPEILKHEMKVFFVKYNDPIYVKLEKLDIMIRLASPANIAQVLAELKEYATEVDVDFVRKAVRAIGRCAIKVEQSAERCVSTLLDLIQTKVNYVVQEAIVVIKDIFRKYPNKYESVISTLCENLDSLDEPEARAAMIWIVGEYAERIDNADELLESFLEGFHDESTQVQLQLLTAIVKLFLKKPTETQELVQQVLSLATQDSDNPDLRDRGYIYWRLLSTDPVAAKEVVLAEKPLISEETDLIEPTLLEELICYIGTLASVYHKPPNAFVEGSRGVVPKRLPPRAGSSESAESPEAAPQVQPQAETHASVIPSQGDLLGDLLNLDLAPPISGPPLTTTSMPLGGVDLLGGGLDTLLGGDSGPNLTIPTGFMAPPVGPSSVGPPLSGGLSDLFDLGSGTGAIIGSFVAPKSVWLHAMKGKGLEISGTFARRSGAIFMDLHFTNRALQVMSDFAIQFNRNSFGLAPAAPLQILTPLAPNQSTEVSLPLNTIGSVMKMDPLNNLQVAVKNNIDVFYFSVVYPLHILFVEDGKMERQMFLGAWKDIPNENEAQFQIRDCPLSSDAVSNKLQASNVFTVARRTVEGQDMLYQSMKFTNGIWVLAELRMQPGSSSCALSLKCRAPEVSPFIFQAVEIVLKN, encoded by the exons ATGACCGACTCAAAGTACTTCACCACCACAAAAAAAG GTGAAATCTTTGAGCTGAAAGCAGAATTGAACAGTGacaagaaggagaagaagaaagaagctgtTAAGAAAGTCATCGCTTCCATGACTGTTGGGAAGGATGTCAG CGCCCTGTTTCCTGATGTGGTGAACTGCATGCAGACTGATAACCTGGAGCTGAAGAAGCTGGTTTATCTGTACTTGATGAACTACGCCAAGAGCCAGCCAGATATGGCTATTATGGCTGTAAACACCTTTGTTAAG GACTGTGAAGACCCCAACCCATTGATCCGTGCGCTAGCCGTACGTACTATGGGCTGTATCCGTGTGGACAAAATCACAGAATATCTTTGTGAACCACTGCGTAAGTGCTTGAAGGATGAGGATCCTTATGTACGCAAGACAGCtgcagtgtgtgtggccaaaCTGCACGACATTAATGCTCAGCTAGTAGAAGATCAGGGATTCCTTGACACTTTGAAAGATCTCATTTCTGACTCCAATCCTATG GTGGTGGCTAATGCTGTAGCAGCCCTGTCAGAGATTGCCGAGTCCCACCCAAGTAGTAACCTTTTGGACTTGAATCCTCAGTCAATCAACAAACTGCTAACGGCCCTAAACGAGTGTACAGAGTGGGGTCAGATCTTCATCCTGGACTGTTTGGCCAACTATGTCCCCAAGGATGACCGGGAAGCTCAGAG TGTATGTGAACGTGTTACACCGCGCCTCTCGCATGCAAATTCAGCCGTGGTGCTGTCTGCAGTGAAGGTACTAATGAAACTGATGGAGCTGCTGGCCAAAGACTTGGACTATTACGGGACACTATTAAAGAAGCTGGCACCCCCACTTGTCACTCTGCTCTCTGCCGAGCCTGAGTTGCAGTATGTGGCTTTACGCAATATCAACCTGATTGTGCAGAAACG GCCAGAGATCCTAAAACATGAGATGAAAGTTTTCTTTGTTAAATATAATGATCCCATCTATGTCAAACTTGAAAAACTTGACATCATGATCAGACTGGCATCGCCTGCAAATATTGCACAG GTTCTTGCTGAACTGAAGGAATATGCGACAGAGGTGGATGTTGATTTTGTACGGAAAGCTGTTCGAGCAATTGGACGCTGTGCCATTAAAGTGGAG CAATCTGCAGAGCGCTGTGTGAGTACCCTACTTGATCTTATTCAGACCAAGGTGAATTATGTGGTCCAGGAAGCAATCGTGGTGATAAAGGACATTTTTAGAAAGTACCCAAACAA ATATGAGAGTGTTATCTCAACACTGTGTGAGAACCTGGACTCGCTGGATGAGCCGGAGGCAAGAGCTGCCATGATTTGGATAGTTGGGGAGTACGCTGAGCGCATTGACAATGCTGATGAACTGCTGGAAAGCTTCTTGGAGGGATTCCATGATGAGAGTACACAG GTCCAACTACAACTCCTAACTGCTATCGTGAAGTTGTTCTTGAAGAAACCAACAGAGACGCAGGAATTGGTACAACAAGTACTAAGCTTGGCGA CTCAGGATTCGGATAACCCAGACCTGAGAGATCGTGGCTATATATACTGGCGACTACTCTCGACTGATCCAGTTGCTGCCAAAGAGGTGGTCCTGGCGGAAAAACCTCTGATCTCAGAGGAAACTGACTTGATCGAGCCCACGTTGCTGGAGGAACTTATATGTTACATTGGaacactagcctcagtctaccaCAAGCCTCCAAATGCTTTTGTGGAGGGAAGCCGTGGTGTTGTGCCCAAAAGATTGCCACCACGAGCAGGCTC CAGTGAGAGCGCAGAGAGCCCAGAGGCCGCACCCCAAGTGCAACCCCAAGCTGAAACACATGCCTCAGTCATCCCATCACAAGGAGATCTGTTGGGTGACCTCCTAAACTTGGATTTGGCTCCACCCATCAGCGGGCCTCCCCTAACTACAACCTCTATGCCTCTCGGTGGAGTAGATCTTCTGGGTGGTGGACTGGACACCCtg CTGGGTGGTGATTCAGGGCCAAATCTGACA ATTCCAACTGGATTCATGGCCCCTCCAGTGGGGCCTTCCTCCGTTGGCCCTCCACTTTCTGGGGGACTTAGTGACCTCTTTGATTTGGGCAGTGGAACAGGGGCAATCATTGGCTCCTTTGTGGCGCCAAAATCA gTATGGTTGCACGCCATGAAAGGCAAAGGCCTGGAAATCAGTGGCACATTTGCCCGAAGATCTGGTGCTATATTTATGGATCTGCACTTTACCAATCGGGCCCTCCAGGTCATGAGTGACTTTGCCATCCAGTTCAATCGTAACAG TTTTGGTCTGGCACCTGCGGCTCCACTTCAGATACTTACTCCCTTGGCCCCCAACCAATCTACCGAGGTCTCCCTCCCCCTAAACACAATTGGATCGGTCATGAAAATGGATCCTCTCAATAATTTGCAG GTGGCAGTAAAGAACAACATAGATGTGTTCTACTTCAGTGTTGTGTATCCACTGCACATCCTATTTGTGGAGGATGGAAAAATGG AGCGACAGATGTTTTTGGGTGCTTGGAAAGACATCCCGAATGAGAACGAGGCACAGTTTCAAATCAGAGACTGTCCACTAAGTTCAG ATgctgtcagtaacaagctgcaggccAGCAATGTCTTCACAGTGGCTCGGCGTACAGTGGAAGGTCAGGACATGTTGTACCAATCTATGAAATTCACAAATGGCATTTGGGTGCTGGCAGAGCTGAGGATGCAGCCCGGAAGTTCCAGTTGTGCA